In Candidatus Binatia bacterium, the following proteins share a genomic window:
- a CDS encoding PTS sugar transporter subunit IIA yields the protein MIAGTRVLSLRWPQRWMPRAHSTAVLRAAIGAVAAPDAPAGTERQRRTMQFSRLIAPVDVLVGLKVADKPQLIREVARRLADRSGLPVAVVDSLLNAREELGSTGVGRGVALPHARVPGAKQPCAIFARLAKPVDFLAVDGRPVDLVCAIIAPDQPRTEALSALAAVSRVLRDPVVVDAIRKATTQESIYDQLMVADAAVPTS from the coding sequence ATGATCGCCGGGACCAGAGTTCTCTCTCTTCGATGGCCGCAGCGCTGGATGCCGCGAGCGCATAGCACCGCCGTTCTCCGGGCGGCGATCGGGGCGGTGGCGGCCCCAGACGCCCCCGCGGGTACCGAACGGCAGAGGAGGACCATGCAGTTTTCGCGATTGATCGCGCCGGTGGACGTATTGGTTGGGCTCAAGGTTGCGGACAAGCCGCAGCTCATCAGGGAGGTCGCCAGGCGCCTGGCCGACCGGTCGGGCCTTCCTGTCGCCGTCGTCGACAGTCTGCTCAACGCGCGCGAGGAGCTCGGCTCGACCGGAGTCGGCCGTGGCGTCGCACTGCCGCATGCGCGGGTCCCGGGCGCCAAGCAACCGTGCGCAATCTTCGCGAGACTGGCCAAGCCGGTCGATTTCTTGGCCGTCGACGGGCGACCGGTCGATCTCGTGTGCGCGATCATCGCGCCGGATCAGCCGCGCACGGAGGCGCTGTCCGCGCTGGCCGCGGTCTCGCGCGTGCTGCGCGATCCCGTCGTCGTCGACGCGATCCGCAAGGCCACGACCCAGGAATCGATTTACGATCAATTGATGGTTGCCGACGCAGCAGTGCCGACTTCCTGA